The following proteins are co-located in the Microcystis wesenbergii NRERC-220 genome:
- a CDS encoding cation:proton antiporter: MILSPILPPLIGEIAAPIAPLPLLATVVAEDSPIILSGVLLTLVVIYLASKLGAEAARRLDFPPVLGELVAGVIVGVSALHLLIFPEGGLSASDSLIMTVLQGLNQLAPAAVDRIFESQSEVISVLAEIGVIILLFEIGLESDLRQLKEVGIQATVVACVGVAAPFAAGTAGLMLVFHVAAIPAIFAGAALTATSIGITSKVLSELGQLKSKEGQIIVGAAVIDDVLGIIVLAVVASLAKTGEIDVVNVIYLIVSATAFLIGSILLGGVFNKSFVAIVERLKTRGNIVIPAFVFAFFMAFLGNAIHLEAILGAFAAGLVLDETDTRNELDELIKPIADLLVPIFFVTVGARADLGVLNPTVPENRAGLLIAVFLMVVAIIGKLVTGWAVFGISGINRLAIGVGMIPRGEVGLVFAGIGSASGILDKPLEVSIIIMVILTTFLAPPFLRVAFGKTEAVPETLESKEPANPIP; this comes from the coding sequence ATGATTTTGTCCCCTATTCTGCCTCCTTTGATTGGGGAGATAGCGGCTCCCATAGCTCCGCTCCCCTTGCTTGCCACCGTTGTGGCCGAGGATTCACCGATTATTCTCTCTGGCGTATTGCTGACACTGGTGGTGATTTATCTGGCCAGCAAGCTCGGCGCAGAGGCCGCCCGACGATTGGATTTTCCGCCCGTACTGGGAGAACTGGTGGCCGGTGTGATTGTCGGCGTTTCGGCCTTGCATCTGCTCATCTTTCCCGAAGGGGGACTATCGGCCTCGGACTCGCTGATTATGACGGTACTGCAAGGATTGAATCAATTGGCCCCGGCTGCCGTGGACCGGATCTTTGAGTCCCAAAGTGAAGTGATTTCGGTTCTAGCTGAAATCGGTGTGATTATTCTGCTGTTTGAAATTGGCCTAGAATCCGACCTGCGACAACTCAAGGAAGTGGGAATTCAAGCCACGGTTGTGGCCTGTGTGGGGGTTGCGGCACCTTTTGCGGCAGGTACGGCCGGGTTAATGCTCGTCTTTCATGTGGCGGCTATCCCGGCGATTTTTGCGGGGGCTGCCTTAACGGCAACCAGTATCGGTATTACCTCGAAGGTGTTGTCCGAGTTAGGTCAACTCAAATCCAAAGAAGGGCAAATTATCGTCGGTGCGGCGGTGATCGATGATGTCCTTGGTATTATTGTTCTGGCTGTGGTCGCTAGTTTGGCCAAAACTGGTGAGATTGATGTGGTCAATGTTATTTACCTAATCGTCAGTGCCACGGCCTTTTTAATCGGATCAATTTTGTTGGGAGGTGTTTTTAACAAAAGTTTTGTGGCGATCGTGGAGCGGCTGAAAACAAGGGGAAATATTGTTATTCCGGCATTTGTCTTCGCTTTCTTTATGGCATTTTTAGGCAATGCTATTCATCTTGAAGCGATTTTAGGGGCCTTTGCCGCCGGTTTGGTGCTTGATGAAACTGATACCCGCAACGAGTTGGATGAATTAATCAAACCGATCGCCGATTTGCTTGTACCGATTTTCTTTGTGACGGTGGGAGCGCGTGCCGACCTCGGTGTTTTAAACCCAACGGTACCGGAGAATCGGGCCGGACTTTTGATCGCTGTCTTTTTGATGGTTGTGGCGATTATCGGTAAACTGGTGACGGGCTGGGCAGTTTTTGGCATATCTGGAATCAATCGTCTCGCCATCGGTGTGGGTATGATTCCCCGGGGTGAGGTGGGTTTAGTTTTTGCTGGGATTGGCTCGGCCAGCGGAATTTTGGATAAGCCTTTAGAGGTTTCGATTATTATTATGGTAATCCTGACCACTTTCCTCGCTCCTCCCTTCCTCAGAGTCGCTTTTGGTAAGACGGAAGCTGTTCCCGAAACCCTAGAAAGCAAGGAGCCAGCTAATCCTATTCCTTAA
- a CDS encoding P-II family nitrogen regulator has protein sequence MAKPAKKLVIVTEKILLKKVAKIIEECGATGYTVMDTGGKGSRNVRSSGQPHVSETDTNVKFEILTPDRIMAQNIAKQVADQFFLNFAGMIYLCDAEVLYGQSFCGPEGCDI, from the coding sequence ATGGCTAAACCAGCCAAAAAGCTCGTCATCGTCACAGAAAAGATTTTGCTGAAAAAAGTCGCCAAGATCATCGAAGAATGCGGGGCGACCGGTTACACGGTGATGGATACTGGCGGTAAAGGCAGTCGCAACGTGCGCTCGTCGGGACAACCCCACGTTTCCGAAACCGATACGAATGTTAAGTTCGAGATACTTACCCCCGATCGAATTATGGCCCAAAATATTGCCAAGCAGGTTGCCGATCAGTTTTTCCTCAATTTTGCGGGCATGATCTATCTCTGTGATGCGGAGGTTCTGTACGGACAGAGTTTCTGTGGACCAGAGGGCTGTGATATCTAG
- a CDS encoding sodium-dependent bicarbonate transport family permease: protein MDFFSLFVMDFVKQLQSPTLAFLIGGMIIAALGSELVIPESICTIIVFMLLTKIGLTGGIAIRNSNLTEMVLPMIFAVIVGIIVVFVARYTLANLPKVKVVDAIATGGLFGAVSGSTMAAGLTVLEEQKIPYEAWAGALYPFMDIPALVTAIVVANIYLNKKKQKEAAYDHESFSKQPVAAGDYSDQQDYPSSRQEYLSLQQPADNRVKIWPIIEESLRGPALSAMLLGLALGIFTQPETVYKSFYDPLFRGLLSILMLVMGMEAWSRVGELRKVAQWYVVYSVLAPFVHGLIAFGLGMIAHYATGFSWGGVVVLAVIASSSSDISGPPTLRAGIPSANPSAYIGASTAIGTPVAIGLCIPFFLGLAQALSGG, encoded by the coding sequence GTGGATTTTTTCTCATTGTTTGTCATGGACTTTGTTAAGCAGTTGCAGTCCCCAACACTGGCTTTTTTGATTGGTGGGATGATCATTGCTGCTCTCGGAAGTGAATTGGTCATCCCAGAGTCGATTTGTACGATCATCGTCTTCATGCTGCTGACCAAAATCGGTCTGACCGGCGGGATTGCCATCCGCAATTCCAACCTGACGGAAATGGTATTACCAATGATCTTTGCCGTCATAGTAGGGATTATTGTGGTCTTCGTCGCCCGCTATACCTTAGCCAATCTGCCCAAGGTGAAAGTGGTAGATGCGATCGCGACTGGGGGGTTATTTGGAGCCGTGAGTGGCTCGACTATGGCAGCCGGTCTGACGGTACTCGAAGAACAAAAGATCCCCTACGAGGCCTGGGCTGGCGCACTCTATCCTTTTATGGATATCCCGGCGCTGGTAACGGCGATCGTGGTGGCTAACATTTATCTTAACAAGAAGAAGCAGAAAGAAGCGGCCTACGACCACGAGTCTTTTAGCAAGCAGCCGGTGGCGGCCGGGGATTATTCCGATCAGCAGGATTATCCCAGCAGTCGGCAGGAATATCTCAGCCTACAGCAGCCAGCGGATAATCGGGTCAAGATTTGGCCGATCATTGAAGAAAGCCTTCGCGGACCGGCCCTATCGGCCATGTTATTAGGTCTGGCTTTGGGCATATTCACCCAGCCGGAAACTGTCTATAAAAGCTTCTACGATCCCCTCTTTCGTGGCTTGCTTTCGATCTTGATGCTAGTCATGGGGATGGAGGCTTGGTCAAGGGTTGGTGAACTGCGTAAGGTGGCCCAGTGGTATGTCGTCTATAGCGTCCTAGCACCGTTTGTACATGGTCTAATCGCCTTCGGTCTCGGCATGATTGCCCACTACGCCACCGGGTTCAGCTGGGGCGGTGTCGTGGTTCTGGCCGTCATCGCATCCTCTAGTTCCGACATCTCCGGGCCGCCCACATTGCGGGCCGGTATCCCCTCGGCTAATCCCTCCGCCTATATAGGCGCGTCCACGGCCATCGGTACGCCCGTAGCGATCGGCTTATGTATCCCGTTCTTCCTTGGTCTCGCCCAGGCCCTCAGCGGCGGCTAG
- a CDS encoding sulfate permease has protein sequence MSIKAGLSTAGFVVAKNPLLSWILMEITNRNHFDNLRGDIFGGLTAAIVYHPLALVFGVASGTRAIMASLTAKNPELGLPPDLTLSKVLPATGLLEG, from the coding sequence TTGTCTATCAAGGCTGGTCTGTCAACCGCCGGCTTTGTTGTGGCAAAAAATCCTTTGCTCAGTTGGATTCTCATGGAAATAACCAATCGTAATCATTTTGACAATTTGCGGGGCGATATCTTCGGTGGTCTAACAGCTGCCATCGTTTATCACCCTCTAGCTCTTGTCTTCGGGGTAGCTTCCGGGACAAGGGCGATCATGGCTAGTTTAACCGCCAAAAATCCCGAATTAGGCTTGCCCCCAGACTTGACGCTATCCAAAGTTCTGCCCGCAACAGGTTTGCTTGAGGGGTAA
- a CDS encoding LysR family transcriptional regulator — MIQATLHQLIVFEATARHGSFTRAAEELSITQPTVSTQMKQLSKAVGLPLFEQIGKRLYLTEAGRGLLVTCQAVLKDLDNFEMAIADIKGIKQGKLRLAAVSTVQYLIPQLLGPFCQQYQGVDVSLELTNHQDLEARIINNVDDLYILSEPPEALNLEIRPFLENPLVVIARKDHPLAGQKKIPIKRLQGEPFIMREMGSGIRRAVQQIFLDHGITVSLRLEIGNNEAIKQAIAGGLGISVLSEHVLNLDHPNGEFTILDVEDFPIQRHWYVVYPKDKKPSVIAKTFLDYLLNIQPQTFLRDCS, encoded by the coding sequence TTGATTCAAGCCACTTTACATCAACTGATTGTCTTTGAAGCGACCGCTCGTCATGGCAGTTTCACCAGGGCTGCTGAAGAACTATCGATCACCCAACCCACCGTTTCCACCCAGATGAAACAACTGAGTAAAGCAGTGGGTCTGCCCCTATTTGAACAGATAGGCAAACGTTTGTATTTAACCGAGGCAGGACGCGGTTTATTAGTAACCTGTCAGGCAGTCCTCAAGGATCTTGATAACTTTGAGATGGCGATCGCCGATATCAAGGGCATTAAACAGGGTAAACTGCGTTTAGCGGCGGTATCCACAGTCCAATATTTAATCCCTCAGCTCCTAGGTCCTTTTTGTCAACAGTACCAAGGGGTAGATGTGTCCCTGGAATTGACCAATCACCAAGACCTAGAAGCAAGGATCATCAATAATGTTGATGACCTATATATTTTAAGCGAACCCCCCGAAGCTCTAAACCTCGAGATTCGACCGTTTCTGGAAAATCCCCTTGTGGTAATTGCCCGCAAAGATCACCCCCTAGCGGGACAGAAAAAAATTCCAATTAAACGACTGCAAGGGGAACCTTTTATTATGCGGGAAATGGGATCGGGAATTAGACGGGCAGTACAGCAAATTTTTCTCGACCATGGCATCACTGTATCTCTGCGTTTGGAAATCGGCAATAATGAAGCCATTAAACAAGCGATCGCCGGTGGTTTAGGAATTTCGGTTCTGTCTGAGCACGTCTTAAATTTAGATCATCCTAATGGGGAATTTACCATCCTTGACGTGGAAGATTTTCCTATCCAACGCCATTGGTATGTGGTTTATCCCAAGGATAAAAAACCATCGGTGATCGCCAAGACTTTTCTGGATTATCTCCTCAATATTCAGCCCCAAACCTTCTTAAGAGACTGTTCCTAA
- a CDS encoding pyruvate kinase, which yields MSLTLSEQLKREQLSYPQTLLHHLQRLRHFVTVEGEEKLQQWKNLIEKENFQPSTRNLAYYLALRQEDIRDLQLALMPWGLSSLGRIESKVLPTLDAVIATLGAVCHQEASLLPKHPPLEAFFQGDQLLASHSAEVFGLPSPRRRVRIMVTMPTEAATDPDFIAQLLRCGMDCIRINCAHDGPKEWRGMIENLREAVKNPENLVNGHTCKVYMDLAGPKIRLEQILAPQSQTRLYQGDFLLLTTQPPHTAHPQYFQANCSQPEIIPQIPVGAKVWIDDGHIGAEVIAIMPEGLLLKITHAREKGEKLKADKGLNFPDTVLNIDPLTAKDRQDLDFIAENADIIGYSFVQKASDIETLQLELQSRLGDAWRQKAIVAKIETPLAVKNLPELIIHAAGKQPFGVMIARGDLAVEIGYQRLAEIQEEILWLCEAAHIPVIWATQVLENLVKKSIPSRAEITDAAMAERAECVMLNKGEYIREAVTILDDVLQRMQTHQAKKTPQLRALHSWV from the coding sequence ATGTCTTTAACTCTCTCAGAACAACTCAAGCGAGAACAATTATCCTATCCCCAAACTCTCCTCCATCATCTGCAAAGGTTACGGCATTTTGTGACAGTGGAAGGAGAGGAGAAATTGCAGCAGTGGAAAAACCTCATTGAAAAGGAGAATTTTCAACCTAGCACCCGTAATTTAGCCTATTATCTCGCCCTGAGACAAGAAGATATCCGGGATTTACAATTAGCTTTAATGCCCTGGGGATTATCTTCCCTAGGCCGGATTGAATCGAAAGTTTTACCGACTCTCGATGCGGTAATTGCCACTTTAGGGGCGGTTTGTCATCAAGAAGCCTCATTATTACCCAAACATCCCCCTTTAGAGGCATTTTTCCAAGGAGATCAACTTTTAGCTTCCCATAGCGCGGAAGTTTTCGGTCTGCCTTCCCCCCGGCGTCGGGTGCGAATTATGGTGACAATGCCGACGGAGGCGGCAACCGACCCCGATTTTATCGCTCAATTACTGCGTTGCGGGATGGACTGTATTCGCATTAATTGCGCCCATGATGGACCCAAAGAGTGGCGGGGAATGATCGAAAATCTGCGCGAGGCGGTCAAAAATCCCGAAAATTTAGTCAATGGACATACCTGTAAAGTTTATATGGACTTAGCTGGCCCAAAAATCCGTTTAGAACAGATTTTAGCCCCCCAGTCCCAAACCAGACTATATCAAGGGGATTTTCTCCTCTTAACCACCCAACCCCCCCACACTGCCCATCCTCAGTATTTTCAGGCTAATTGTTCCCAACCGGAAATTATTCCCCAAATTCCCGTCGGGGCGAAAGTTTGGATTGATGATGGTCATATTGGGGCTGAAGTTATTGCCATAATGCCAGAAGGTCTCTTACTAAAAATTACCCACGCCAGGGAGAAAGGGGAAAAACTGAAAGCAGATAAGGGACTAAATTTCCCCGATACCGTCTTAAATATCGATCCTTTGACCGCAAAAGACCGGCAAGATTTAGATTTTATTGCCGAAAATGCCGATATTATCGGTTACTCTTTTGTACAAAAAGCCAGCGATATCGAGACACTACAGCTAGAGTTACAAAGTCGTTTGGGGGATGCTTGGCGACAAAAAGCAATTGTGGCCAAAATAGAAACACCTTTAGCCGTGAAAAATCTACCCGAATTAATCATCCATGCCGCCGGTAAACAACCTTTTGGGGTGATGATTGCCCGGGGTGATTTAGCTGTAGAAATTGGTTATCAAAGATTAGCAGAAATTCAAGAGGAAATTCTCTGGTTATGCGAAGCGGCCCATATTCCAGTAATTTGGGCTACCCAAGTCCTAGAAAATCTGGTCAAGAAAAGTATTCCCTCCCGGGCCGAGATTACCGATGCAGCTATGGCCGAAAGGGCCGAATGTGTCATGCTTAATAAGGGGGAATATATCCGGGAAGCGGTGACAATTCTCGATGATGTTTTACAAAGAATGCAGACCCACCAAGCTAAAAAAACGCCCCAATTACGCGCTCTCCATTCTTGGGTTTAA
- a CDS encoding IS701 family transposase, translated as MKETTPAAMPPCFDRWCRRFDNCFKNEAQKNGFRQYLGGLLGESERKNLTQMANNAVGVVYNRLHHFLTESPWSDRQVNECRLQVMNQCRQTQIPRGFTLIVDDSGHRKSGNLTAGVGRQYLGEIGKTDNGIVAVTTHLYDGKKSVPLDIEIYQPASSLAEGKEDQEFKKKPEIAIDLIDRSLTRGYRPKIVLIDAGYGHNTNFLKALEERKLKYLGGVAKNRKVIIEKEGGGEEKIQLEQLAKSLSEGDFEKITIQLEREKPVWVAVFRAKISQLEGERNLAIVMNASSIEKATEVDYFMTNVVEADTVTASWIVRTYTERNWVEVFYREAKGWLGLREYQVRDKRSLLRHFILGFCAYTFILWHKLTGGLQRRWANRPLNTFVEALEAFRTAMSFRFFEWLTENLDVFAAYKASLGLVWA; from the coding sequence ATGAAAGAGACAACCCCAGCCGCGATGCCCCCATGCTTTGACCGATGGTGTCGGCGGTTTGACAATTGCTTCAAAAACGAAGCGCAAAAAAACGGCTTCAGACAATATTTAGGAGGATTATTAGGGGAAAGTGAGAGGAAAAACCTCACTCAAATGGCCAATAATGCCGTCGGAGTAGTTTATAACCGATTACATCACTTTTTGACCGAATCGCCCTGGTCAGACCGTCAGGTAAATGAATGTCGCTTGCAAGTGATGAACCAATGCCGCCAGACGCAAATCCCCCGAGGATTTACGCTGATTGTCGATGACTCAGGACATCGAAAAAGTGGCAATCTGACCGCCGGAGTTGGGAGGCAGTACCTGGGAGAAATTGGCAAGACAGACAACGGAATAGTCGCCGTAACTACCCATCTCTACGACGGCAAAAAAAGTGTACCCCTAGACATTGAAATTTATCAACCGGCTAGTTCCTTAGCCGAGGGGAAAGAAGACCAAGAATTTAAGAAGAAACCAGAGATAGCGATAGATTTAATTGACCGGAGCTTAACCAGAGGCTATCGACCGAAAATTGTGTTAATTGATGCTGGCTATGGCCACAACACAAATTTTCTAAAAGCCCTAGAAGAAAGAAAGCTAAAATACTTAGGAGGAGTAGCCAAAAATCGAAAAGTAATTATTGAAAAAGAAGGGGGTGGAGAAGAAAAAATCCAGCTTGAGCAACTAGCAAAAAGCTTATCAGAAGGGGATTTTGAGAAAATAACTATTCAGCTAGAGCGAGAAAAACCGGTTTGGGTAGCGGTATTCAGAGCGAAAATATCTCAACTAGAAGGAGAAAGGAACTTGGCTATCGTCATGAATGCAAGTTCAATTGAAAAAGCTACAGAGGTGGACTATTTCATGACCAATGTAGTTGAGGCAGATACAGTAACAGCGTCGTGGATAGTGAGGACTTACACCGAAAGAAATTGGGTGGAAGTATTCTACCGAGAAGCCAAAGGATGGTTAGGGTTAAGAGAATATCAAGTCAGGGATAAACGAAGCTTACTTCGTCATTTTATCTTGGGGTTTTGTGCCTATACATTTATCCTGTGGCATAAGTTAACTGGGGGATTGCAAAGGCGGTGGGCGAATCGACCTTTAAACACTTTTGTGGAAGCCTTGGAAGCTTTTCGGACAGCGATGTCTTTTCGTTTCTTTGAATGGCTGACCGAGAATCTGGATGTGTTTGCCGCTTACAAAGCCAGTTTAGGTCTTGTTTGGGCTTAA
- the speB gene encoding agmatinase, which produces MLLSCATGSEQFLGSEAIATYATAKVVILPIPYEATTTYRKGCETGPAAVITASQQLEAYDEELKRETCLEVGIYTHDAIADTRQQPQLSAEEMLAVTTATVSRLIADDKFVVAVGGEHAITTGVVQAYRQALSEPFTVVQIDAHGDMRFEYEGSHHNHACVMRRVLEMGLPTLPVGIRAICREEAELIAKQQIPVIWDRDIAGDPNWIEKAIAKITTEKVFLTIDVDGIDPALIPGVGTPEPGGLSWHQTLNFLRRLFQTHQVIGCDVMELAPISDSVVSEFTTAKLIYKLIGYQFTA; this is translated from the coding sequence ATGTTATTGTCTTGCGCCACCGGTAGCGAACAATTTTTAGGGAGTGAAGCGATCGCCACTTACGCCACAGCTAAGGTCGTGATCCTGCCGATTCCCTACGAGGCCACCACCACCTATCGCAAGGGTTGTGAAACTGGACCGGCGGCGGTGATTACCGCTTCCCAACAATTGGAAGCCTATGACGAGGAACTTAAGAGGGAAACCTGTTTAGAAGTGGGCATCTATACCCATGATGCGATCGCCGATACCCGTCAGCAACCCCAATTGTCCGCCGAGGAGATGTTAGCCGTCACCACAGCTACAGTTTCTCGTTTAATTGCCGATGATAAATTTGTCGTCGCCGTCGGGGGTGAACACGCTATCACCACGGGAGTAGTACAAGCTTATCGACAGGCTTTATCGGAACCTTTTACGGTGGTTCAAATTGATGCCCATGGCGATATGCGTTTTGAGTACGAAGGCTCCCACCATAACCACGCCTGTGTGATGCGTCGGGTGTTAGAAATGGGTTTACCGACCTTACCCGTGGGAATTCGGGCTATTTGTCGAGAAGAAGCGGAATTAATCGCTAAACAGCAGATTCCTGTGATTTGGGATCGAGATATCGCCGGTGATCCGAATTGGATCGAAAAAGCGATCGCCAAAATCACCACCGAGAAGGTATTTTTAACCATAGACGTGGATGGCATCGATCCCGCTTTAATTCCGGGGGTGGGAACCCCGGAACCGGGGGGGTTAAGTTGGCATCAAACCCTAAACTTTCTCCGTCGTCTTTTCCAAACTCATCAGGTGATTGGCTGCGATGTGATGGAATTGGCCCCGATTAGTGATTCGGTGGTCTCGGAATTTACCACTGCCAAGTTAATTTATAAATTAATTGGCTATCAATTTACTGCCTAG
- a CDS encoding GIY-YIG nuclease family protein, whose protein sequence is MEETVHDNFFKKFTVVTATISAADYLPESSGVYAFYHAFDFSEHDLCGNIKTRLQNTVFKTKFSENNDRSKFTIDICGEPVSLSQNMEYFLQEISQPKERRILKEFLISCSILQHPEYIGTAKNLRMRFLQHLEREDGFLSKHGNSRSNNEFLFISFPCPKSISRQLESLLIQLCQPRFNTQRS, encoded by the coding sequence ATGGAAGAAACAGTTCACGACAATTTTTTCAAAAAATTTACTGTGGTAACAGCTACTATATCTGCTGCAGATTATCTCCCCGAGTCATCGGGTGTTTACGCTTTCTATCATGCGTTTGATTTTTCTGAGCATGATTTGTGTGGTAATATCAAGACTCGCCTGCAAAATACAGTATTTAAAACAAAATTTTCTGAGAATAATGATAGAAGCAAATTTACCATAGATATCTGTGGAGAGCCAGTTAGTTTATCTCAGAATATGGAATATTTTCTTCAAGAAATTTCTCAACCAAAGGAGCGAAGAATTCTGAAAGAGTTCCTAATTTCATGTAGCATTTTACAGCATCCAGAATATATTGGCACGGCAAAAAATTTAAGGATGAGATTTCTTCAACACTTGGAAAGAGAGGATGGGTTTTTATCAAAACATGGAAACTCAAGATCGAATAACGAATTTTTGTTTATTTCCTTTCCTTGTCCGAAAAGTATTTCTAGACAATTGGAAAGCTTATTAATTCAATTATGTCAACCCAGATTCAATACTCAAAGGAGTTAA
- a CDS encoding DNA sulfur modification protein DndB, whose protein sequence is MELDNQCPETIEYKAITGKFGEVRYFITTLEQSDAVENIRFADEIQGSWSFSERVQRKLDEKRAETEIFSYLAQGGIRFFNSIVVVLLPNSNEQREFWDFSTVSSQGKTVEKWVNLKLYKNVARIVIDGQHRLLSLKRYWNAHTGKEPLNSQQLKDSFDCSETFDIPVVYLVFRELGRVGYSNASETIRDDIIKATRNIFTVINKTAKSIDKQTQLLLDDSKISALIPRKILEEKVLEDKYVKWSSTNSLNQADPYLTTLNLISECTMEILKDSPQTLKKSFNSPTERQMALKDYYDSHPHLSQIGTKAVLNWFFNELQPFKDWILQLNYLDVDVPIQPDQPQLKPSQKTAIKSLRQSSILYTVLGQKILFFAVSRYLLRIRKEYRITATLSAISDSIKKMDQEGFFQRNQPHWSNIIVQPNENLSILTKGSGADKCVELVKMILSDTSDGVRELIKKTKEEISPDVNWNEHLISKWKKEFHVILPRVDLIDEQLQESSESEDLFSEVREKPDSFEEEENEFGKIEYDGDIFQENE, encoded by the coding sequence ATGGAACTAGATAATCAGTGTCCAGAAACTATCGAATATAAAGCAATCACCGGTAAGTTTGGTGAAGTTAGATACTTTATAACAACCTTAGAACAAAGTGATGCAGTAGAAAACATTCGATTTGCTGATGAGATACAAGGCAGCTGGAGCTTCTCCGAAAGAGTCCAGAGAAAACTCGATGAAAAAAGAGCGGAAACAGAAATATTTTCCTACTTAGCTCAAGGGGGAATTAGGTTTTTTAATTCAATTGTAGTCGTCCTTTTGCCAAACTCAAATGAGCAAAGAGAGTTCTGGGATTTTTCTACAGTTAGTAGTCAAGGTAAAACTGTAGAAAAATGGGTTAATTTAAAACTGTACAAAAACGTTGCTAGAATTGTCATTGATGGACAACATAGATTACTTTCTCTAAAAAGATACTGGAATGCTCATACAGGCAAAGAACCATTAAATTCTCAACAGTTAAAAGATAGCTTTGATTGCTCTGAAACCTTTGATATACCAGTTGTTTACTTAGTATTTAGAGAACTTGGAAGGGTAGGCTATAGCAATGCAAGCGAAACTATTAGAGATGATATTATCAAAGCGACTCGTAATATTTTTACAGTTATAAACAAAACTGCAAAATCTATTGATAAACAAACTCAATTATTGCTAGATGACAGTAAAATATCAGCATTAATTCCCAGAAAAATTTTGGAAGAAAAAGTGCTTGAAGACAAATATGTTAAATGGTCTTCTACAAACAGTTTAAATCAAGCAGATCCTTATCTAACTACACTAAATTTAATTAGTGAATGTACTATGGAAATTTTAAAAGACTCTCCGCAAACTTTAAAAAAATCATTTAATTCACCTACTGAGCGACAAATGGCTTTAAAAGATTACTATGATTCTCATCCTCATTTGTCACAAATAGGCACAAAAGCTGTACTTAATTGGTTTTTTAACGAACTTCAACCATTCAAGGATTGGATATTACAGCTAAATTATTTAGATGTAGATGTGCCGATTCAACCAGATCAACCGCAGCTGAAACCTAGCCAGAAAACAGCGATAAAAAGTTTACGGCAATCCAGTATTTTATACACAGTTTTGGGACAAAAAATACTCTTTTTTGCAGTTTCGAGATATTTACTTAGAATAAGAAAAGAGTATCGGATTACCGCTACTCTTAGCGCTATCTCAGATAGTATTAAGAAAATGGATCAAGAAGGTTTTTTTCAAAGAAACCAACCACACTGGTCTAATATCATAGTGCAGCCTAATGAAAATCTGAGCATTCTTACTAAAGGTTCTGGAGCCGATAAATGTGTAGAACTTGTCAAAATGATATTATCTGATACCTCTGATGGTGTAAGAGAGCTAATAAAAAAGACCAAAGAGGAAATTAGTCCTGATGTTAACTGGAATGAACATTTAATTTCTAAATGGAAAAAAGAGTTTCATGTCATCCTACCTAGAGTAGATTTGATTGATGAGCAACTACAAGAATCGTCTGAATCGGAGGATTTATTTTCTGAAGTTAGAGAGAAGCCAGACTCTTTTGAAGAAGAAGAAAACGAATTTGGTAAAATTGAATACGATGGGGATATTTTTCAAGAAAATGAATAA
- a CDS encoding type II toxin-antitoxin system RelE/ParE family toxin, whose product MIEIRQTETYSQWFSNLRDRQAKARIDIRVRRLSMGNPGDVKPVGKGVSELRIDYGQGYRVYFIQRGETLIILLAGGDKQTQERDIKTALNLAQDL is encoded by the coding sequence ATGATTGAAATTCGCCAGACCGAAACCTACTCTCAGTGGTTTAGCAATTTGCGGGATCGCCAAGCAAAAGCACGTATAGACATTCGTGTTCGTCGCCTGTCTATGGGCAATCCAGGCGATGTTAAACCAGTAGGAAAAGGTGTATCGGAACTGCGGATCGATTATGGCCAAGGCTATCGGGTGTATTTCATTCAGCGAGGCGAGACCTTGATCATCCTCTTGGCAGGAGGAGATAAGCAAACTCAAGAACGGGACATCAAAACAGCATTAAATTTAGCACAAGACTTATAG
- a CDS encoding addiction module antidote protein gives MATIQTYPWDAAEHLETKEDIAAYLEAALEDGDPSLVVAALGDIARSKGMTHIARETGLGRESLYKALSIEGNPEFATVLKVLQSLGLRLQVVPIA, from the coding sequence ATGGCTACTATCCAAACCTATCCTTGGGATGCGGCAGAACATCTCGAAACAAAAGAAGATATAGCTGCATATCTTGAAGCAGCTCTTGAAGATGGCGATCCAAGCTTAGTGGTAGCAGCATTAGGTGATATTGCTCGATCTAAAGGGATGACACATATTGCCCGTGAAACAGGGTTGGGGCGTGAAAGTCTCTATAAAGCTTTGTCAATCGAAGGCAATCCAGAGTTTGCCACAGTTCTTAAGGTCTTACAATCACTTGGGTTACGCCTCCAAGTCGTACCAATTGCCTAA